AAGGATAAATGCTCCTTCGTCGGAATATGACATAAACAATACAGCTCTTAGTACAGTAAAAATATTCAAGCAAAGATTGCTTAGTACAGTTTGTACAAGTAGCAACACCAGGCAGTCCTCAATGCACATTTCTAGGTACAATGAGCTGCAGTGTTCAAACATTAGAAAGTAATTTCAGGACTTTGTCCATTTTTAAGGTACAATATCTGACAAtgtctggtcttgccagcaatacgATCCAAGAGAATGAGGCTCCAAACTGTGTTAGTTCTGATTTAAGATACTAGATGCACTGTATACACAGGTGTCTCAGAAATCTCTGTGTTTCACTGTGTATAGGTGGGGGTGCTGGTGGAGTCAATAGTGTAAGGATCAGTGGTTGTGAGAGGTTAGGTTGTCAAATGAGACTTTTCCTCAACGATCAAAAGTTGATAAGGGCTCATCTAGTTAACAAGGATGAATATCTGCCTTGGAGGTCTAAGTTCACAAAAGATAATAAAAGTCTAGGCATTGATCAGCTCAGATGGAAGCAGTAGTGCCCATCGATCCTGACATAATCTACGAGGAATATAAACAGATTAAATTCATAGTAAGTGATTGATTCTTTAATTTAAATAGGCAATGGGGATGCAACACAGACTGAAAGCAACATACCAACTTTAAGCATTATCTTCAacagggcagagaaatgacagaagtAGTAGTCAGAAAGATGGCACAGTTGGCGTTTCATGTGGCACTGTGCCATATTCTATTGAAATGAAAGGATTCTATTTGCAATTTCCCACATGGATTAAGATTTCCTCTGGTCACAAACAGAGCAGAAATAATTAAGCATCTGCTCTCTTCACCAGCAGCACACTGTGGCTACAGTGTGCCCTATCTACAGGATACATTGCAGTAATGTGCTGGGGCGTCCTAAGTAGCACTTCCCAAACTTGCAACGTCCaccaccaaaaagggcaaaagcgcggtcgcatggtaacaccaccaccgccaagtgacacaccatcctgactttgacatATATCACTGCTGCTTCATTgtagctgagtcaaaatcctggaactcactacttAACAGCACTGGGGGAGTACCAGATGGACTACAGTTGTTCAGGCAGAAGaccaccaccccccgcacccccaccaccaCTTTTATGAGATGGCCAATGTGTGTTGagcttgtcagtgacgcccacatcccgagaatgcatTTTAAAAGGGACTTTCTCCTGGTCATTCCTTTTCGTGAAATCATAAACATGTTACACTTAAGAACACTTTCACAGTTTCAGTAGCAATAGGAATAGTAAgaaatcctaaaataaaagcaaaatactgcggatgctggaaatctgaaacaaaaacaagaaatgctggattcactcagcaggtctggcagcatctgtggaaagagaagcagagttaacgtttcgggtcagtgacccttcttccgaagaagggtcactgacccgaaacgttaactctgcttctctttccacatatgctgccagacctgctgagtgaatccagcatttcttgtttttgtttgagtaaGAAATCCTCCCTCTCATGTCTGCGATGACATAGCGGCCAGATGGAATCTCCTCCTCTGCCCCTGGCTCTTATCTATCATTACAGTGAGGAGCAGATGGTGCTGGATGGAGATAATTCAAACCAAATATTTTGAATCTTTACTGCCAAAAGCAACAGTCTGGGCTGCATTTCAAGCCAAACCACCATCAACGTTCCACTCAGGTCTATAACCAGTTACTTGCTCCTAAAGACGTGAGGCCCTGGTAGCATTTGAAAGCTAGGCCAAGTGAAATGTTCATGAATAGATATCATTCAGCTTATAATTTGCCAATTGTGAATGGTAATGAACGGTTTAAACAATGTCACTGACCTGCATCGCTCCAGCTCTTGTTCCAGCTCCTGGACTCTGCTCTGTAATTCAGGCAGCTGCTTGGCTCTGCTTTCCAGCTCCTTCACTTTCTCCAGCCCCTCCAGCAGAGATGCACTCGCACGCTCTGCTTTCCTTCTGATCTGGGCAttgccagctttgagagcccagagGCAGTGCTCCCACTGCACCAGCAGACCATGAGCTTCCGTCAGCTCCTGCTCCAGCTGCTGGTTAAAGCGCATGGCCTCGTCAATCTGCCCATCTCTGGAGGACCTAATCAGCTCCAGCTCCCGGAGCACACTCCTGAAGCCCCGAGGGCTCTGCCAGGCTGGGCAGCTTTCCTCTCTGTCCCTGGCTCTCCTCTTCTTCACCCAGCTCTGGGGCTCCAGGCCACTCCCGGTGTAGACCTTTTGCAGGGCCACTTGCAGAGCCAGGCAGCGGGCATCGCTGCTCTGCAGAGCCCCGCGGAGATCCTCCACCAGCTCCCGCAGGCTGGCGTTCTCCAGCTCCAGCGAGCTGGGGCTGCTCTCCCCCGGGCAGCCGCTGCCGGGAGCCGGGCTCTCCTCCCTCCAGCCCTTGGACAGGTCGAAGGAGACGCATTTCTTCCTCCGCCGCCTGCGGGGGCATCTCAGGCGGATCTGCCTCTCGATGTGCTCGGTCTCCTTCCCCACGGGCAGCCGGCCCGGCTTCTGCTCGCACCGCTGGTGGAAATGCTCGCACAGTCTGGCGTGGAACTGCCTGAAGGTGAGCACCTCGGGCAGGTCAGTGAGCAGGGAgtgaccctcctcctcctcctccagcagGTCCAGCACCGAGCACAGCAGCCCAAAGTCCTCCCCCGAGATCACACCATCCCCTTCATAGTTGAGGTGGTGGAAGATCTCCTGCAGGTACTGGTCAACGCCCGTGGCCAGCACCACGATGTCATTGTCCACTGGCTCGCTGTCGCAGCCGAAGTGATGGGACAAAGTGTTGACCAGCCAGGCGGTCCTGCGGACTGGCCTTACAGCCAACTCTGTGCAAGCCAGCATGATCCGAGAGCAAGAAACTAGATCTTTAAACGAGGGGGGTACAATTCAAAAACAAAATGGGCAAATTACGATTTTTAAAATTCCCACCAAACTTTTCAAAGTCCAAAAGTTTTGGTGCTCGATCAGTAAAGGCAGAGAATTTGAATCCTCTAAAATGTTGTCACGTCGATTTTGATGGGGAAACAAGCTAATAAAATGCCCAGCAAAGTTTTTCTTAAAGTAAAAATTAAAATCTTGTAAAATTACAACGTTTAAAAAAAAAGTGCGAATATAAAGGCACGGTAAAAGTCTGCGCCTTTGCCAATAGCAATCCAGATCCTCCAAGATCCTCTCCCGCTGAATTTCCTGCTGCTGCTTCTTCTACTCTCACTGTAAATATTCGCGGGAAGTTTTTAATTAAAATCTCATTTCCCCACAACTCGCCTCAAAGGACGTTCTAGCGGTGCGATGCTGAGCTGAAGTGTGTAGCGAGATGGAGAGCAGCAGTTTCCCTTGGGGTCCTAGCGCTAGATATATATCTTCCTGGCGCAAGACCCAGTTTGCGGTACAGATGACTGATAATAATTGCGGAGCATAACAGATCTTTACAGTCTGCAGTTTTGCTAAGCTTCCATCTTATCCCAGTTGCTTTCATTACTCTACAAATAAACTGGGATGAACCTGGAAGGTTTATCAGTGTGTACACAAGAACAAAGAGTTACATTATAACTAAAATTGTGAACTTCAACCCCACAGAGCAAAAGTGCACTAATAAATATCAACtgtgaaaaagatttgcatttatatagcacctttcacggccactggacatcccaaagtgctttccagccaatgaagtactttttgaaatgtagtcactgttgtaatgcaggaaacgcggcagccaatttgcacacagcaagctcccacaaacagcaatgcgctaatgaccagatctgtgttcgcgatattgattgagggataaatattggccaggacaccagggagaactcccctgttcttctaagAAATAatgtcatggggtcttttacatcacctaagaaggcagacagggcctcagcagggataggcactgacatgttgcatcacagacatttgacaaaatcattgactcagccacggacatgggggcaattaatctgtacataAAGTGTATGGCCAATCTAATGCTATCAAAaatcagtccgatttaaaacatatttctcccagAAATAAAATAgccaagcatacaaacatcaatggagagcaacacaactgtattagctagctagcaagcaaaatagtatgcaactcgaatgcaaattacttttgttgacaaattgagctagctacaccatatcatggggtggtagatggacttTATTGGACGACctttgtggattcacactgtgtcaggagtgcaaattcatccaataaaccatgaaactcaaggagaagattgttattgtggttattggggCGAGgctgtagaaaaatcagcaataggaagatggacaatttctcacactgctattgtcacaagacaatttaacctgtgacTCTCAAtgcttgtgcaacttctccacctgattgtaatatgtgtctgaagacagggcagccaacaaaagggcagtgatttccaaacaggagaattttataggatgtagCAGATAGTACTTTAGAAGAGCCATGTAAAACAAAtaagcagagtgggacagaaagggacagagagattgaCGGTAGGTAGTCAAGACTAGTTCATTCATCTTGACAAGCTGTTaatctaggtcctggattctaaaataatatctctcatggacaaaatgtcatttgctcaccaaatccagtgacaaaattagataaacacaattacaaataaagagcgctgTTCATCTCCTCCAATAaaatgattctcttaaattcacttatgtctatatctcagtctgtcactgttgattctgattcagcactgacaagataattattaagaaaaagcttttctgcaaaaagttgagcagttgtactgcatgtattattcagttacaaaatgtttagtcactatctgtaaaatTGTACTCCACCGAACCAATTTATGTACAAGTgaaatctattacctgttagcaaaggtgtacTTTTagtgtaatgtaattatatgataaagacaactttcaaatgacattggccactcaggttatttgccctcaaactggatagtaaatgatgcacatcacagttactgatctttgacatacttgtaaaacgtatcctttaatccaattcacaacAAAAAAAATCTGTTAATGACCGTTTCTAACAaaatcattgaaacataataaatttttactatgtcttccccaacagtctttaaaactgcaaatgcagcatagctTTTGTTAAAGAATCATAGACAGCttgtcatagattaaggtttattaaagctatccattactttGTATTTATTAGCTGTTGTATAtgagtcagcagcatcctgtttttgccaaagtcactcagccccattacaccgcacatttgtattcatgaggaacttacagtgatgacttctggagattccttggattttcttgcctgttttcccctcaatacaagttctggaacaatgtgattccaaatggatagcagcggaattgcaATATTAATAAAAGTCCAGCGAATTTTAACGTGTCGCTGAGCTTGtgccccaagtgaaagtaatgcgtaTCGGAGCATAGAAATCGAGGCATGCCATAAGTGACTTTTATTATttgaaaatgagtttacataacaaaaGCCTTTAAACTTGCGTTTTAAAATAACCGAGCTGCTAGGTTATTTGAAaatacaaggttaaaggcttggagcagggatgtccaaccttttcacatgggggtGGTGGGTACATTGcaattttgtcttacatagggggctggtgagacaatttcaaaaAGATGAAGGCATTTTTATTTATCATACTATGAATAAATACATTAACAAATGTGCATATTTGTGAAGAaagtttaaatgagaagactaatttattgacttactttcttgccactatgttgaacactgatttagtgagatagctGGCATTCATTTGCTTGTTTGTCAATGTttgtccggatagatgtccatctgtcaggaatgagcttgatcactctctctctcttttactcgttctgtctctctccttcacacTCTGTGTCCcacctgtgttcccccctctctgtgttgttccccactctctctattgtCCTTGCACTCTCTGTcaccacactctctctgtcccccacatcTCTGttcccccgtccccattcccccctCTTTGTGTTACCCAATCCCCCCTTtttgtgttccccctctctccccaccctctcgttttgttcccctctctctgccccttctctgtccctctctctcactctctgcccccctctctctgcccctctcccactcagccccctctctctctccccctctctctttgccccccccttTCTccatccctcttctctctctctctgcctccctctctctgcccccctctttttctgttcctcctctctctgtcccctctgtctctctctctccatccccctctctctctttctgccccctctgtctcactgtcctcccctctctctgtcaccccctttttctcaaaccctctctctctctgtccccccgtctctctccctgcccccctcactgtctctctctctctctgccttcctctctgtcccacactcacccctctctgtccctcctctctctctttctgtccccccccccactctgtcactctctctctctgacagttgcagagagtgggaatgctcagcagagcTGCTTTGTGGTTGGTCTGTTGTTTACAAAAATCGCaacagtcagtttcacagctgacaggtgctgaagcaggaatgcacttctgaacttcagacagattcaggattttctagtgggttctgactttttttttaaaaagctcaccggataaccccgaatctgtctgaagttcggaagcgtgttcctgcttcagcacatgtcagctgtgaaactgatagttgcaatttttttttaaaaaggaggtctgcaagaagaagtcaatgggaaatgttTCATCTCTGAAATTACCTGTCACGGACCTCAAAAACCTTTGCCCTGGATACGTGTGttcatgtacagacatgttgccaacccctgggcctcagtttaacatctcatcctctgacagtgcagccctccctcagtactccactggacTGTCAGTCttaatttttgtactcaagtcctagagtggatTTAAAAccaacaaccttgtgactcagagacaagagtgctaccaactgagctacaggttggctgggctgcagtaatTGGTGCCAAGTGGGGCTTCATGCTATTTTAGGTCTGAATATCCACAGATGTGTTGCCGCTCCTTTCCTAATG
The Heterodontus francisci isolate sHetFra1 chromosome 25, sHetFra1.hap1, whole genome shotgun sequence genome window above contains:
- the LOC137384039 gene encoding EF-hand and coiled-coil domain-containing protein 1-like, with the protein product MLACTELAVRPVRRTAWLVNTLSHHFGCDSEPVDNDIVVLATGVDQYLQEIFHHLNYEGDGVISGEDFGLLCSVLDLLEEEEEGHSLLTDLPEVLTFRQFHARLCEHFHQRCEQKPGRLPVGKETEHIERQIRLRCPRRRRRKKCVSFDLSKGWREESPAPGSGCPGESSPSSLELENASLRELVEDLRGALQSSDARCLALQVALQKVYTGSGLEPQSWVKKRRARDREESCPAWQSPRGFRSVLRELELIRSSRDGQIDEAMRFNQQLEQELTEAHGLLVQWEHCLWALKAGNAQIRRKAERASASLLEGLEKVKELESRAKQLPELQSRVQELEQELERCRSQEGQDKKAPASLSHSQHFRKYCSSSQSNWRPSHQQTRSPPSGKADSTSESREYCSWQDGDPSCNEDEGRLLRAVEGQAASDEEEERCAEEQQCQKMELNRVSCSGEGCHSSTLRQLLSHNCSCGNKESGAMVSSTLMEREQELTAQLKNKEKRVTELQIETEKLTCSMIKELQLKGEEVEMLRMELQMVETDRVRLSLIEEKLTDVLQLLKQLRVLNISRRSLGKILMNTLDSCYSAVLGTMGSLDMLSVLHQELLSCELLTKSSSQTENQQVMKNSLVISC